A genomic region of Luteibacter aegosomatissinici contains the following coding sequences:
- the gcvH gene encoding glycine cleavage system protein GcvH, with amino-acid sequence MSNEIPGDLHFLKSHEWVRINDDGTATVGISDHAQGALGDLVYVELPEVGSTVEAGEGKGVAVVESVKAASDIYSPMSGEVVAVNEALSDAPETINSEPYEGGWIFKIKYSDRNEVDELLTPDAYAELIENEDH; translated from the coding sequence ATGAGCAACGAAATCCCAGGCGACCTGCATTTCCTCAAGTCCCACGAGTGGGTGCGCATCAACGATGACGGCACCGCCACGGTCGGCATTTCCGACCACGCGCAGGGTGCGCTGGGCGATCTGGTGTACGTCGAGTTGCCGGAAGTGGGCAGCACCGTCGAAGCGGGTGAGGGCAAGGGCGTCGCGGTGGTCGAATCCGTGAAGGCCGCGTCGGATATCTACTCGCCGATGTCGGGCGAAGTCGTCGCCGTGAACGAGGCGCTGTCCGATGCACCCGAAACCATCAACTCGGAACCGTACGAGGGTGGCTGGATCTTCAAGATCAAGTACAGCGACCGGAACGAAGTCGACGAACTTTTGACGCCCGACGCGTATGCCGAACTGATCGAAAACGAAGATCACTGA
- the metJ gene encoding met regulon transcriptional regulator MetJ, whose translation METDNFIRPYVEHGSKAGSVRKITVSIPLHILRLLSDERTRRQVNNLRHATNSDLLVEAFLHAFTGQPLPTDEELRRTMATAKKATAKKSAAKKATKKSTTKRTAARKAPAKKTAARKAAVKKTARKAAVKKTARKSAVKKASTRKVAAKKAVKKAVRKAAPKKAAAKKTVRKAAAKKVARKAAPRKAAAKKVAAAKAPRATKAAKAPKAPKAPKAPKAA comes from the coding sequence ATGGAAACAGATAATTTCATCCGTCCGTATGTGGAGCATGGTTCAAAAGCAGGGTCGGTACGCAAGATCACAGTATCGATTCCGCTGCACATCCTCCGCCTGCTTTCTGATGAACGCACCCGCCGACAGGTCAACAATTTAAGGCACGCGACGAACAGCGATTTGCTGGTTGAAGCGTTCCTACATGCTTTTACTGGGCAACCACTGCCAACTGATGAGGAGCTGAGACGAACCATGGCCACTGCCAAGAAAGCCACTGCCAAGAAGTCGGCCGCCAAAAAGGCGACCAAGAAGTCCACCACCAAGCGCACGGCTGCCCGCAAGGCACCGGCGAAGAAGACTGCGGCCCGTAAGGCTGCGGTGAAGAAGACCGCCCGCAAGGCTGCGGTCAAGAAGACCGCCCGCAAGTCGGCGGTGAAGAAGGCTTCGACCCGTAAGGTCGCTGCCAAGAAGGCCGTCAAGAAGGCCGTCCGCAAGGCTGCGCCGAAGAAGGCTGCAGCGAAGAAGACCGTCCGTAAGGCCGCCGCGAAGAAGGTTGCCCGCAAGGCTGCCCCGCGCAAGGCTGCTGCTAAGAAGGTTGCCGCTGCCAAGGCCCCTCGTGCGACCAAGGCGGCCAAGGCCCCCAAGGCTCCGAAGGCCCCCAAGGCTCCGAAGGCTGCCTAA
- a CDS encoding energy transducer TonB, with product MRQAIRGRAFIPESSPAAMDTRRRLPVRHRMRGAINPVTLAVLIIVVVLGVAAYFLIIKPYHDANVDLTQQGAANATKPGASREAPPANVDALSVDQLLAEARTAMNDQRLVAPAGNNAFEFYMKVLQKQPGNAVAADALRETFSYGAAATEQTINARDFNEAQREIDLLAKADPANYTLTILRSKLDAQRKTLDREQQQAQDAQKAQLAQQNAAATAKAQAEQQAAAAAEAQRVQAARDQAARVAQQQQAAQQQPVARPAAPTRTADAEAITDAVLVRQVNPRYPTAAMRSNQEGWVDVELTVGTDGTVSNVNVVDAQPKHIFDRSAIDAVSRWEFKPAMRNGEPMTVTLRRRLQFNLGR from the coding sequence ATGCGTCAAGCCATCAGGGGGCGCGCGTTCATTCCGGAGTCCAGTCCCGCCGCCATGGATACCCGTCGTCGCCTACCGGTGCGCCACCGCATGCGCGGTGCCATCAATCCCGTCACGCTTGCCGTCCTCATCATCGTGGTGGTGTTGGGCGTCGCTGCGTATTTCCTCATTATTAAGCCGTACCACGATGCCAACGTGGACCTCACCCAGCAGGGCGCGGCAAACGCGACCAAGCCGGGCGCGTCACGCGAGGCGCCGCCGGCCAACGTCGATGCACTGAGCGTCGACCAGCTCCTGGCCGAAGCACGTACCGCCATGAACGACCAGCGCCTGGTCGCCCCGGCAGGTAACAACGCGTTCGAGTTCTATATGAAGGTGCTGCAGAAGCAGCCCGGCAATGCCGTGGCCGCCGATGCGCTGCGTGAAACGTTCTCGTACGGCGCCGCCGCCACCGAGCAGACGATCAACGCCCGCGACTTCAACGAGGCCCAGCGCGAGATCGACCTGCTTGCCAAGGCCGACCCGGCGAACTACACGCTGACCATCCTGCGCTCCAAGCTCGATGCGCAGCGCAAGACCCTGGATCGTGAGCAGCAGCAGGCCCAGGACGCGCAGAAGGCGCAGCTCGCCCAGCAGAACGCCGCCGCCACCGCGAAGGCACAGGCCGAGCAGCAGGCGGCCGCGGCTGCGGAAGCCCAGCGTGTGCAGGCCGCTCGTGACCAGGCGGCGCGCGTGGCGCAGCAGCAGCAGGCGGCGCAGCAGCAGCCCGTGGCCCGCCCGGCAGCACCGACGCGCACAGCGGATGCGGAAGCCATCACCGATGCCGTGCTGGTGCGCCAGGTGAATCCGCGTTACCCGACGGCCGCCATGCGCTCGAACCAGGAAGGCTGGGTAGACGTGGAGCTCACCGTCGGCACGGATGGCACCGTGAGCAATGTGAACGTCGTGGATGCCCAACCGAAGCACATCTTCGACCGCTCCGCGATCGATGCCGTGAGCCGCTGGGAGTTCAAGCCGGCCATGCGTAATGGCGAGCCGATGACCGTGACCCTGCGCCGCCGGTTGCAGTTCAACCTGGGCCGCTAA
- a CDS encoding serine hydrolase domain-containing protein — protein sequence MPFRSASLLACALAAALAVPAAFAAPPPKPPVVHVDPEAAKIPADRVKQTVEDYKRWLDAAEARDAAPAIVTAIIVDDKVVYERAIGYANAKTKEPATPETVFRLASLSKAFATGVTAVLVRDGFLNWDTKLTDTLPYFKLKDVQAAQQATVRDILGQRLGLPRNTYDAMLEADAPYEELVRKLDEVDLSCKVGACYGYQNVAFSMIGDVIYATTGDYFFRQVERRIFAPLGMTTASYGRDALEASKSWARPHRGGPHNWIPYEPNDAYYRVAPAAGVNASLRDMEQWLMAQMGGRPDVLPTPSLDVLHAPGVATPSEEHSQPWRRARVTDAHYALGWRVFTYANEELVYHAGAVSGYRTMIGFFPKYHAGVVTMWNAAAPIPAGLMPMVFDDLLGLPHVDWAGVEGNVHTAPVAKAPAKAATKTKAAPAKKKATPKKKK from the coding sequence ATGCCGTTTCGTTCCGCCTCCCTGCTCGCCTGCGCGCTAGCCGCTGCCCTTGCCGTCCCCGCCGCCTTCGCGGCACCGCCGCCGAAACCACCCGTCGTCCATGTCGATCCGGAAGCGGCGAAGATTCCCGCCGACCGCGTCAAGCAGACCGTCGAAGACTACAAGCGCTGGCTCGATGCCGCCGAAGCGCGCGATGCCGCACCCGCCATCGTCACCGCCATCATCGTGGACGACAAGGTCGTCTACGAGCGCGCCATCGGCTACGCCAACGCCAAGACCAAGGAGCCGGCCACGCCGGAAACCGTCTTCCGCCTGGCATCGCTCTCCAAGGCCTTCGCGACCGGCGTCACCGCCGTGCTGGTACGCGATGGCTTCCTGAACTGGGATACCAAGCTCACCGATACCCTGCCGTACTTCAAACTGAAGGATGTGCAGGCGGCGCAGCAGGCCACCGTGCGCGACATCCTGGGCCAGCGCCTGGGCCTGCCGCGCAACACATACGATGCGATGCTCGAAGCGGATGCGCCGTATGAAGAGCTGGTGCGCAAGCTCGACGAGGTGGATCTCTCGTGCAAGGTCGGTGCGTGCTACGGCTACCAGAACGTCGCCTTCAGCATGATCGGCGATGTGATCTACGCCACCACGGGCGATTACTTCTTCCGCCAGGTGGAGCGCCGCATCTTCGCGCCGCTCGGCATGACCACCGCGAGCTACGGCCGCGATGCCCTGGAGGCCAGCAAGAGCTGGGCGCGCCCGCACCGCGGCGGCCCGCACAACTGGATTCCGTACGAGCCCAACGACGCGTATTACCGTGTGGCCCCCGCCGCCGGCGTGAACGCCAGCCTGCGCGACATGGAACAGTGGCTGATGGCGCAGATGGGCGGCCGCCCGGATGTGCTGCCCACGCCGTCGCTCGATGTGCTGCATGCACCGGGTGTCGCCACCCCGTCGGAAGAGCATTCGCAGCCCTGGCGCCGCGCCCGCGTGACCGATGCGCACTACGCCCTGGGCTGGCGCGTCTTCACGTATGCGAACGAAGAGCTCGTTTACCACGCGGGTGCCGTATCCGGTTACCGCACGATGATCGGCTTCTTCCCGAAGTACCACGCGGGTGTGGTCACGATGTGGAACGCGGCGGCGCCGATTCCCGCCGGCCTGATGCCCATGGTGTTCGACGACCTGCTGGGCCTGCCGCACGTGGATTGGGCGGGTGTCGAAGGTAATGTGCACACGGCGCCCGTTGCCAAGGCCCCGGCAAAGGCGGCCACGAAGACGAAGGCCGCGCCGGCCAAGAAGAAAGCCACCCCCAAGAAAAAGAAGTGA
- a CDS encoding LemA family protein gives MALIVLLIIVIGIVVYFIGIYNGLVTARNGYKNAFAQIDVQLTRRHDLIPNLVETAKGYLAHERGTLEAVVQARNAAVAGLAAAKGHPGEAAAMQRVAESENALGQTLGRLFALQEAYPDLKANQTMMQLSEELASTENRVAFARQAYNDAVMTYNNRRETFPNSLVAGGFAAAEPLQIEQPAMREAPKVSFT, from the coding sequence ATGGCACTGATCGTGTTGCTGATCATCGTGATTGGCATTGTCGTGTACTTCATCGGCATCTACAACGGACTGGTGACGGCGCGTAACGGCTACAAGAATGCTTTTGCGCAGATTGACGTTCAGCTAACACGGCGCCACGACCTCATTCCCAACCTGGTGGAAACCGCCAAGGGCTACCTCGCCCACGAGCGCGGCACGCTGGAAGCCGTGGTGCAGGCGCGAAACGCCGCCGTGGCGGGCCTGGCGGCTGCCAAGGGGCATCCTGGCGAGGCTGCTGCGATGCAGCGAGTGGCGGAAAGTGAGAATGCCCTCGGCCAGACCCTTGGGCGGTTGTTCGCGCTTCAGGAAGCCTACCCGGACCTGAAGGCCAACCAGACCATGATGCAGCTTTCGGAAGAACTTGCATCGACCGAGAACCGCGTCGCGTTCGCCCGGCAGGCCTACAACGACGCCGTGATGACCTATAACAACCGCCGCGAGACGTTCCCTAACTCCCTTGTGGCCGGTGGTTTTGCCGCCGCCGAACCGCTGCAGATCGAACAGCCCGCCATGCGCGAGGCACCGAAGGTGTCGTTCACGTAA
- a CDS encoding M48 family metallopeptidase, with the protein MDFFQRQEQSRRMGRWLVVLFILAVLGTVLAVDAVAYIAGMLFRKQTPPWFWAAWATPAVLLVIGVAMAWRMGSLSAGGAVVASDLGGVPVDPATADPALRRLRNVVEETAIAAGVPVPRLFVMEGEASINAFAAGYGPDDAAICVTRGCLDQLNRDELQGVIGHEFSHILNGDMRLNIRLMGLLFGILVLSVIGREVMSFTGRGRDNSVRMVALLGLGLWLIGSIGLFFARLIQAGVSRSRESLADASAVQFTRQTQGLVGALKKIAGLPGGSTLTSPKRAEVAHMLFGDASTVTSWFATHPPIIERIKALDPAFREADLADVVAAAARTDADAPDDDAQSATRGFAGAGGVAYATAVASRVGTAEPRDLEHAGQVRAALPPALVEAAHDPARARALVLAMLLAPASQAEVRGQQVNALRVVLGEADVARLIELQPLTAVLAPAVRLPLVDIAAPALRTLATNDREALLTLVREFVMADRQVDLFEYALSRLLRARLVGMGDPRAAARPGERKLRDARDAYSRLCAVVATFGNADPVAAQRAWQLAQREAFGEPGAAIPAVADWRMAFDGAVIELSRCNPASKELVVRGLWLAIAADGVVTVAEAECLRAICASLGCPLPPEFVDEARGA; encoded by the coding sequence ATGGATTTCTTCCAGCGCCAGGAGCAGTCGCGCCGAATGGGGCGCTGGCTCGTCGTGCTGTTCATCCTGGCGGTGCTCGGCACGGTACTCGCCGTGGACGCCGTGGCGTACATCGCCGGCATGCTCTTCCGCAAGCAGACGCCGCCGTGGTTCTGGGCCGCCTGGGCCACGCCGGCGGTGCTGCTCGTGATCGGTGTCGCCATGGCATGGCGCATGGGTAGCCTCTCGGCGGGTGGCGCCGTCGTGGCCAGCGATCTCGGTGGCGTCCCGGTGGATCCGGCGACCGCCGATCCCGCGCTGCGGCGCCTGCGCAACGTCGTCGAAGAGACCGCGATCGCCGCCGGTGTGCCGGTTCCGCGCCTGTTCGTCATGGAGGGCGAGGCATCCATCAACGCGTTCGCCGCGGGCTATGGGCCAGACGATGCCGCTATCTGCGTCACGCGCGGGTGCCTGGATCAGCTCAACCGTGACGAGCTGCAGGGTGTCATCGGCCATGAGTTCAGCCACATCCTCAATGGCGACATGCGGCTGAATATCCGGCTGATGGGGTTGCTGTTCGGGATACTCGTGCTCTCGGTGATCGGGCGCGAGGTCATGAGCTTCACCGGGCGCGGACGGGATAATTCGGTGCGCATGGTGGCGTTGCTTGGCCTGGGCCTGTGGCTGATCGGGTCGATCGGCTTGTTCTTCGCGCGGCTGATCCAGGCGGGCGTCTCGCGCTCGCGCGAGTCGTTGGCGGATGCATCCGCCGTGCAGTTCACGCGGCAGACGCAGGGGCTCGTGGGCGCCCTCAAGAAGATCGCCGGGCTGCCTGGTGGATCGACGCTCACCTCGCCAAAGCGCGCCGAAGTCGCGCACATGCTGTTCGGCGATGCGTCGACGGTCACCTCATGGTTCGCTACGCATCCACCCATCATCGAGCGGATCAAGGCCCTCGATCCTGCTTTCCGTGAAGCCGATCTCGCCGATGTGGTGGCCGCGGCGGCGCGTACCGATGCCGATGCGCCCGACGATGACGCGCAGTCAGCCACCCGTGGCTTCGCCGGTGCCGGCGGCGTCGCCTACGCCACCGCGGTCGCCAGTCGCGTCGGCACGGCCGAGCCACGCGATCTGGAACACGCAGGCCAGGTGCGCGCAGCCCTTCCGCCTGCGCTTGTGGAAGCGGCGCACGATCCGGCGAGGGCACGCGCCCTCGTACTGGCCATGCTATTGGCGCCGGCCAGCCAGGCGGAGGTCCGCGGCCAACAGGTCAACGCATTGCGCGTCGTGCTCGGCGAGGCCGACGTAGCGCGGCTCATTGAACTCCAGCCGCTGACGGCCGTGCTCGCGCCCGCGGTACGCCTTCCCCTGGTCGATATCGCCGCACCTGCGTTACGCACATTGGCCACGAATGATCGCGAGGCCTTGCTGACCCTCGTTCGCGAATTCGTCATGGCGGACCGTCAGGTAGATCTCTTCGAGTACGCGCTGTCACGCCTGTTGCGCGCGCGGCTGGTGGGCATGGGCGATCCGCGCGCCGCCGCGCGCCCCGGTGAGCGCAAGCTGCGGGACGCGCGCGACGCATACAGCCGCCTGTGTGCCGTGGTGGCCACGTTTGGCAACGCGGATCCAGTGGCGGCGCAGCGTGCGTGGCAACTGGCGCAGCGTGAAGCCTTTGGCGAGCCGGGCGCCGCCATACCAGCCGTGGCCGACTGGCGCATGGCCTTCGATGGCGCGGTGATCGAGCTGTCGCGTTGCAACCCCGCATCGAAAGAACTGGTGGTCCGCGGCCTGTGGCTGGCCATCGCCGCCGACGGCGTGGTGACGGTGGCCGAGGCAGAATGCCTGCGCGCCATCTGCGCCAGCCTGGGGTGCCCGCTCCCGCCGGAGTTCGTGGACGAGGCACGCGGCGCATAA
- a CDS encoding NTP/NDP exchange transporter: MNVRRSPLGEGATLALAIIAFFFVMTSYYVLRPLRDQLVGAVGSSSLPWFYAVVLVTMLALTPVFGWLVARFPGRRVVATSYLAFIACMVVFIPAFVAQDTIGAKTLGVVFFVWVSVFNLFVVSLFWSFMADIFRSRQARLVFPFIAFGGMGGALLGPLITRLLVERIGVPSMLLISAVTLFAALCALMALSSRRGEAAAGHGEAVGGSILEGAKSAFTQPFLRYMAILMLLSDGIGTMAYALVADYAKAHFIDNADRTAFYASLDLWVNGLGAVMQLTLTPLLLRGLGAVWAMVVPSLVNFALLALLVVFGPADIGVMGFTVPLIAVVMIGSRGMTYGMIKPASDSLYTRMPREARYKGKNFIETAVWRFGDLAVTSALTAARMAGVGISTIGLVCAGIAAIATEIARRAATSPDLLPEDRDR, translated from the coding sequence GTGAACGTTCGCCGATCCCCGCTGGGCGAGGGCGCCACCCTGGCGCTCGCGATCATCGCCTTCTTCTTCGTGATGACCTCGTACTACGTGCTGCGCCCCCTGCGCGACCAGCTCGTCGGCGCGGTGGGCTCATCCTCGCTGCCCTGGTTCTACGCGGTCGTGCTGGTCACCATGCTGGCGCTGACGCCGGTGTTTGGCTGGCTCGTCGCGCGCTTCCCGGGCAGGCGGGTCGTGGCCACGAGCTACCTTGCCTTCATCGCCTGCATGGTCGTGTTCATCCCGGCGTTCGTCGCGCAGGACACGATCGGCGCGAAGACGCTGGGCGTCGTGTTCTTTGTCTGGGTGAGCGTCTTCAACCTGTTCGTCGTGTCGCTGTTCTGGAGCTTCATGGCGGATATCTTCCGCAGCCGCCAGGCGCGCCTGGTTTTTCCATTCATCGCGTTCGGTGGCATGGGCGGTGCGCTTCTGGGTCCGTTGATTACGCGGCTGCTGGTGGAGCGTATTGGCGTGCCGTCCATGTTGCTGATCTCGGCGGTGACGCTGTTCGCCGCCCTTTGCGCGCTGATGGCGCTGTCCTCACGCCGTGGCGAAGCCGCGGCGGGGCATGGCGAGGCGGTAGGCGGCTCCATCCTCGAGGGTGCGAAGTCGGCATTCACGCAGCCGTTCCTGCGCTATATGGCGATCCTGATGCTGCTCAGTGACGGCATCGGCACCATGGCCTACGCGCTGGTGGCGGACTACGCCAAGGCCCACTTCATCGACAACGCCGACCGCACCGCGTTTTACGCCAGCCTCGATCTGTGGGTGAACGGCCTGGGCGCCGTCATGCAACTGACCCTGACCCCACTGCTCCTGCGCGGGCTGGGTGCGGTATGGGCGATGGTGGTGCCGTCACTGGTGAATTTCGCGCTGCTTGCGCTGCTTGTGGTGTTCGGCCCGGCGGACATCGGCGTGATGGGCTTCACGGTGCCGCTGATCGCCGTGGTGATGATCGGCAGCCGCGGTATGACCTACGGCATGATCAAGCCGGCCTCGGATTCGCTCTACACCCGCATGCCGCGCGAGGCGCGCTACAAGGGCAAGAATTTCATCGAAACCGCCGTGTGGCGGTTCGGTGACCTCGCGGTCACGAGCGCGCTCACCGCCGCCCGCATGGCGGGCGTGGGTATCTCGACCATCGGCCTGGTCTGTGCCGGTATCGCCGCCATCGCCACGGAAATCGCGCGGCGCGCCGCCACCTCGCCCGACCTGCTGCCGGAAGATCGCGACCGTTAG
- a CDS encoding CBS domain-containing protein, translated as MQQVKHLLGAKGKEVFAVAPDASVFEAVQQMAEKNVGALVVIKGSELVGIISERDYARKVILKDRSSRDTPVADIMTASVITVATDATVEDCMRLCTDNRLRHLPVLDGGRVVGVVSIGDLVKATIDEQKETINQLEAYITS; from the coding sequence ATGCAGCAGGTCAAGCATCTCCTGGGAGCGAAAGGCAAGGAAGTCTTCGCGGTAGCGCCCGATGCATCGGTCTTCGAGGCCGTGCAGCAGATGGCCGAAAAAAATGTCGGTGCCCTGGTGGTGATCAAGGGCAGCGAGCTGGTCGGCATCATCTCCGAACGCGATTACGCCCGAAAGGTCATCCTGAAAGACCGTTCATCGCGAGACACGCCCGTGGCCGACATCATGACCGCCAGCGTGATTACCGTGGCGACCGATGCCACGGTGGAAGATTGCATGCGGTTATGCACCGATAACCGCCTGCGCCACCTGCCCGTCCTGGATGGCGGCCGCGTGGTCGGCGTCGTGTCCATCGGCGACCTGGTCAAGGCGACGATCGACGAGCAGAAAGAAACGATCAACCAGCTCGAGGCCTACATCACGAGCTAA
- a CDS encoding glycosyltransferase family 2 protein yields MPPSLAVIVPAYNETEVLERFHARLAAVLDGMQAVASVIYIDDGSADDTWAIIDRLSQADPRVVGLRLSRNFGKEAAMTAGLDAADADAVVLIDADLQDPPELIPDLVARLHEGNDVVYATRADRAGETRLKRFTSAAFYRVMERLSDNPMPRDTGDFRVLSRRAVAALRELRERQRFMKGLFAWIGYRQVSFRYHRDARLAGDTKWNYWRLTNLAIEGITSFSVAPLRLATWLGMSAAGVAFLYGLWVILKVLVWGDPVRGYPTLLVVILFMGGAQLMGLGIIGEYVGRTYAETKRRPLYYVEDRRGTRHPSPGHDPHGPGQA; encoded by the coding sequence ATGCCACCCTCCCTTGCCGTTATCGTGCCGGCCTACAACGAAACGGAAGTGCTTGAGCGCTTCCACGCCCGCCTTGCCGCCGTGCTCGATGGCATGCAGGCGGTCGCTTCCGTGATCTACATCGATGACGGCAGCGCCGACGACACGTGGGCGATCATCGATCGCCTGTCGCAAGCGGACCCACGGGTCGTCGGGCTGCGGTTGTCGCGCAACTTCGGCAAGGAGGCGGCCATGACCGCCGGCCTCGATGCCGCGGATGCCGATGCCGTCGTGCTGATCGATGCCGACCTGCAGGATCCGCCGGAACTGATTCCCGACCTCGTCGCGCGCCTGCACGAGGGAAACGACGTGGTCTACGCCACCCGGGCGGACCGGGCAGGCGAAACACGCCTGAAGCGCTTCACCTCGGCCGCGTTCTACCGGGTGATGGAGCGGCTTTCCGATAACCCCATGCCGCGCGACACGGGCGATTTCCGCGTGCTTTCGCGGCGGGCCGTGGCGGCGTTGCGCGAACTGCGCGAGCGCCAGCGCTTCATGAAAGGGCTGTTCGCCTGGATCGGCTACCGCCAGGTGTCGTTCCGCTACCACCGCGATGCGCGCCTGGCCGGCGACACCAAATGGAACTACTGGCGCCTGACCAACCTCGCTATCGAGGGCATCACCTCGTTCTCGGTCGCACCCCTGCGCCTGGCGACGTGGCTGGGGATGTCCGCCGCGGGCGTCGCCTTCCTGTACGGCCTGTGGGTGATCCTGAAGGTGCTTGTCTGGGGCGACCCGGTGCGCGGTTACCCCACGTTGCTGGTCGTCATCCTGTTCATGGGCGGCGCCCAACTGATGGGGCTGGGCATCATCGGCGAGTACGTGGGCCGCACCTACGCCGAGACCAAGCGCCGGCCGCTGTATTACGTGGAGGACCGGCGCGGCACCCGCCACCCTTCACCCGGCCATGACCCCCACGGCCCCGGGCAGGCGTAA
- the mtgA gene encoding monofunctional biosynthetic peptidoglycan transglycosylase, with the protein MPPTPRSLLRRIVRLVALLAIAWLALSWLVVLVLRFVPPWTSAFMMERRAEALFTGEKGFTLHHRWVPWDEISPQVGIAMVAGEDQKFPYHHGFDVDAIQDAIDAADEGKRLRGASTISQQTAKNLFLWNGRSFVRKGLEAYFTVLIEATWPKRRILEVYMNTVELGDGVYGVGAASDVFFHTAPSRLGVAQAARLAAVLPNPRRLRVDAPSAYVMRRTAWISQQMAQLGGPSYLTRPAPVSGRVR; encoded by the coding sequence ATGCCCCCGACGCCCCGCTCGCTGCTACGCCGCATCGTCCGCCTCGTCGCCTTGCTTGCCATCGCCTGGCTGGCGTTGTCGTGGCTGGTGGTGCTGGTACTGCGCTTCGTACCGCCCTGGACCAGCGCCTTCATGATGGAGCGCCGCGCCGAGGCCCTGTTTACCGGTGAGAAGGGCTTCACCCTGCACCACCGCTGGGTACCGTGGGACGAAATCTCGCCCCAGGTGGGCATCGCCATGGTGGCAGGTGAGGACCAGAAATTCCCCTACCACCACGGCTTTGACGTGGATGCGATCCAGGATGCGATCGATGCGGCCGATGAAGGCAAACGCCTGCGTGGCGCCAGCACGATCAGCCAGCAGACGGCGAAAAATCTTTTCCTGTGGAACGGGCGCAGCTTCGTCCGCAAGGGCCTGGAGGCGTACTTCACCGTGCTGATCGAAGCGACCTGGCCGAAGCGGCGGATCCTCGAGGTGTACATGAACACCGTAGAGCTCGGCGACGGCGTGTACGGCGTTGGCGCGGCCAGCGATGTGTTTTTCCACACGGCGCCCTCGCGCCTGGGCGTGGCCCAGGCCGCGCGCCTGGCCGCGGTGCTGCCCAACCCGCGCCGCTTGCGCGTGGATGCACCCAGCGCGTACGTGATGCGGCGTACCGCGTGGATCTCGCAGCAGATGGCCCAGCTGGGCGGCCCGTCGTACCTTACCCGCCCTGCTCCCGTCTCAGGCCGCGTCCGTTGA